The sequence AAATCTCAACGTGAGTTTTGCATTCGTCGAAGGCGAAGCACTCATGATGGGCATCAAAGATATTGCGGTATCCTCTGGCTCCGCTTGTACATCTGCCAGTCTGGAGCCAAGTTATGTGCTCAAGGCGCTCGGCGTTGGCGAGGATTTGGCGCACACATCGATTCGTTTCGGAATCGGGCGGTTCAACACTCAGGAGGAATGTGACTACACAGTGAAAGATGTCGTGCAATCTGTACGGCATTTGCGCGAGATGTCACCACTTTATGAGATGGCAAAGGCCGGCATTGATTTGACGAAGATCGAGTGGGCGGCACACTAAAAGGGTAAAGACTGGGCGATGAGGGATGAAGGCATCATCGAGCAATATTTCAGAAATCCAGAAGTACTTCTGAGTTTCATGCGACGCACTCGGAAGCCAGTCTTTCATAAGTCGAACATTTTTATTCGGGATATTCAGCACGCAATTCAGGATTACTTCGAGACGAATGGGCCTGGACCCGTGTCAAGACCCGAAGCGGAACGAATGGCAACAGAAGTCGTAAGCTTGTATATCGGTTCAGGAATATTGAGGCAGGTAGACAATCAGGCCTTTACCTTGAACCTCCAGGAATTCGGGACGCCTGATAGCGGGACATACGCCATGCTTACAATCGAGGGCGGACCGATGCCGCGCTTGGCAACAAGCAATAGTGCGGCGCCGGTCGGTGTCGCAATCTGCGCAAAATAGGTTTTCTTGTTAGATATATTATGGCATACTCAGAAAAGGTAATCGAGCACTATCAACATCCTCGCAATGTCGGGACTCTTGACCCGAACGATCCGAACGTCGGTACGGGCCTTGTCGGCGCTCCGGAGTGCGGAGACGTTATGCGGTTGCAGCTACGAATCAATCCTGAAACCGGGACCATCGAGGATGCAAAGTTCAAAACGTTCGGTTGTGGAAGCGCAATCGCATCGAGTTCGCTTGCGACCGAGATGATCAAAGGCAAGTCAGTCGATGAGGCGTACGCGATCAAAAATACTGTGATCGTAAAGGAGCTAAACTTGCCCCCGGTGAAGATTCATTGCTCGGTCCTGGCTGAGGATGCGATCAAAGCCGCGATTGAAGATTTTAAGAAGAAGCGCTCGGCAGTAGCAGCGGAAGCTGTTGCTGTCGCGTAAATATGATTAAGGAGAAAAAGCTATGGCAGATCTAATGACCATGCCCTCGTTAGAGGAGACGACCGTTGAAAAGGCATTCGAGAATATCGAAAGTGAAATCTCGCTGACGGAAAAAGCAGCCAGCGAGGTCCGAAAGATCATGGAAGCAAACAAGATTCCTGAGACCTACGGCCTGCGCGTTGGCGTGAAGGGTGGAGGATGTTCAGGCCTTTCGTATTCCCTGGGCTTTGACAGTGAACAGCGGGAGAACGATCGGCTCCTCTCGATCGACGGTATTCGACTGTTCGTCGATCCCAAA comes from Bacteroidota bacterium and encodes:
- the iscU gene encoding Fe-S cluster assembly scaffold IscU, with protein sequence MAYSEKVIEHYQHPRNVGTLDPNDPNVGTGLVGAPECGDVMRLQLRINPETGTIEDAKFKTFGCGSAIASSSLATEMIKGKSVDEAYAIKNTVIVKELNLPPVKIHCSVLAEDAIKAAIEDFKKKRSAVAAEAVAVA
- the erpA gene encoding iron-sulfur cluster insertion protein ErpA, which gives rise to MPSLEETTVEKAFENIESEISLTEKAASEVRKIMEANKIPETYGLRVGVKGGGCSGLSYSLGFDSEQRENDRLLSIDGIRLFVDPKSLFYLAGTQLDFTDGLNGRGFVFNNPNASKTCGCGSSFGA